CGTGCTACGAGATGGTAGCTGACGGCTACCTTAAGTGACTTTTCACCATAGTACCGGATGTTCAGTGCCAGTGCGTGCTCCAAAAAGCGCAACGATAATTCGTATTCACCGACCGCGTGAAGGATCAGACTAATGTTGCTCTGAAACGAAAGATTTAAACAAGCAGTGAGCGAAGGAGAGGATTAACATAGTCTTCACCATTACTTACATCCATTAGCGCAATATCGGGATGGTTTTCACCACACACGATGGTGGCCAGATACCGGGCACGATACAACAATTTCAGTGCGGTGCTGATTTGACTGTTAGCAAAGCAGTACAATGCAAGATGGgcctgaaaagaaaatgaaagtaTTAAGAATACATTCCCCCATAAATCGCCGGTCACTCTTACATATTCGGAAATAGTATACGGATGATCGACACCATTCACTCGCTCACTCATCAGTACCGCTCGCTGCTGAATGGCTAGTGCTTCCTGTGGATCACCCATGATGTAGCTGAGCCGAGCCAACATACGCAAACATTGTGCATTCTCCGGGTGCATAGCGCCGTACACGTTGTTCAGCAGATTCAGTGCCTCACTGATCAGTCCGTACCCGTCCTGTAGGTAACCCTGCTGGATCTTCGTCTGGCCGGTCGTGTAGAAGTTGTACGCATCCGAGGCGCGTGGATTAATGTGCTTCACCACCGGGAACACGTTCACTATATCCGCATCGCTGAAGGCCGGCCGATTGCGCTGCTCGAACGCGTACTCCTGCAGCATTATCTGTACGCCCGTCTTCAAACAGAACGCACGCAGCAGACTTATCTTCTGCAGCTTGAACGCACCAATGAGCGGTTCGATCGAGTCGACCGCGGTGGCCGCTTTACCTTCCTTCGAAGGTTCCACCGTCAGCTCGAAGTCCCAGTATGCTTTCAGCTCCTGTCGGATCTGTGCCCACAGTGACTTTGACGTCAGCGACTGCCACTCGTTGTTATCGGACGATGGAAcggaaaatgttgttttccgaccaccaccaccaccactaccaccgccAGTTCCCTTTCCACCACGTTTGctctgtttgctttgtttcttgCCACCGGCTGATGATTTAGGACCGAACTCGTCCGCCAACTGTCCATCACCATCGCCACCGTTACCGTTCGCAACTGGCTGGTAACCGACGGTCGACACCGTTAGGAAGCAGTTCAGGAAGTGGCTGATTGCGGCCGCCATACTCATCACATCCGTTTGCTGCAGATACGTGGTAAAGATGTGCTTGGCCGCGCGCACAATCAGCTCCGACACAGCGATCGTATGCAGGTACTCGAGCTGTTTTATCTTGGCCAGCTGGTCCACCACCTTGCCGAGGTAACGCACGTTAATGCCCCGGTTGTGCAACATCTCCGTCAGCGTAACGCCATCCATCGGGGCCGACGAATGGTCGAGACATTCGTGCACGAAGCTCGGTATCTGGTGTTTCACCAAAAACTCGGCCGCATCCTTCACCAGCTGCTTCTGGCGGCGCAACGAACTCGCCGCATTCGGCTCACCGTCAACGTGCCGGATGCCGGGCGAGTAAACGTCCGGATTGAAACGGATATCGAACTCGTACTCCTTCAGCGAGCCGACTGCTTCGCAGACGCGCTTCACTACCTCCTTGCTTTCGTTCATCTGATCGCTCGAAATGAGCGATTCGACCAGCTTCTTTGCATCATCACTGTCCGCTTTCGGCACCGGACGCGACGCATCCTTTACCGCCACCTCCTTCACATCCTTGCCATCCTTTGCATCCGCCTTGTCGCTCTCCGCCATTGCTCCTTCTTCGATTGCAGCCGGTTTTGTTTCATCGCCCGAAGCCTTCGTCGCCGCAACGGTTGCCTTTTGTTCCTGCTTCTTTTTCACGCACTGCTGCAACTGTACGGCAGCATGCTTCATGAACAGCAGATACCGGTTCTCCACGAACGCTTCCAGCAGTTCCTGGCGGAGACAGCAAAGCTTGTGCCGGTGTTCGATCGGGAAACCCATCGCTTGGCTATCCCGCCCGACCGCTTCCTCCTCGGCCGGCAGTACGAGAAAGTTCACATCCGGCGGGAACGTACGGAGCAGGTCGAGAATGTAGTGTCGTCCATCGTTACCGATAATACCTTTGCACTCTACCGACGAGCACAGCTCGATCGCTTCCTGCTTGTCGTTGTACACACTGTGCGGTTGGATTCTCAGATGTTTGCCGGCCGCATTCAGCAGCTCGAGATACTTCGGATGCGAAAGCACCGTTTTGccgaaatcgatcgatccatACACAACCGATTGGTCCTGCTCGCGCTCCAGTATGCCCGGTATGATGGATTGCGCCGTGACACGATAGCCACGATAGTCGATCACTACCGTACCGAGCGTGTAGAGCCCTTCCACGTCCACCGCActgtacacacgcacaccgtgCAGATCATTGCGCGGTGCCACAAATGCGGCCGCATCGCCGCCGAGTTCCTTGTAATGGTCCCGCACATCAAACCCAAGCGAGAAGAATATGTTGTTCCAAATGAACATCTGCGTTTTGGCGTCCTCGCCCGGATTGATCGGCATTACGTTACCGTCGATGACGGCCATCGCGCCACGGGTCGCTGCCGTAACGAAATCACTGTGCACCTTAAAAATGGCACGCTCGCGAAGCAATCGCTCGGGCAGTGTTGCTCGCGGCAGTTCCCGTGTCGTCTGCAGCTCTTCGTTCCAGTCGCGCGTTTGCCCCGGGATGTGCTCTTCGTAGCCCAGCTTCGACGAGAACGTATCTTCCGCACGTATCGCATCGATCGTGTGCTCCAAAGCGGGTGCTGTCCACGTGTAAACCTGGTACGGTGTTGCCACACGCTCAAAGGGATGGCGTTGGGTGCGTTTCTTTTGCATCTGCGTGAAACATCGCCGGAAGGTGGCCGATATCTGCGAAAGCAGATCGATCAACGAGTGTGAGAGGTAGCTCGGGTTGGCCGGCTGTGGATTGAACGTATCGTCCGTCGACTGGTTGACGTAGAAGCCGCGCGAACAGGCGGAAATGTGTAGCCGCTTGTCTTCCATCGTCACCACATACAGGTACATCAGATCGCCGTGCAGTTTGCGCGGACCGGGCGGTGGATTCCAGGCAGAGGTCGTCAGCACCTTCAGCGGCTGTGGATTGCCCTTTTTGCCCGAACCCGGCTGCAGCGGTAGCAGCGGACGTTCCTTCGCACCGGGCATGATGAAATCGGGCGGCGTACAGTCCACACTTTCCTGGCGtgtctttttcttctccatgATATCGCCCATCGTTATCGTGTGCAGAAACGTGAGCGAACTACAGTCCACCCCGTTGTACGCGTCGGCCGGGTCAAGTGATTTTAGTAGATCGCGCACGTGGCGCACATGGATGCGCGCCTCGCGCATTGTGTACGGTTCTTCGACCACCCGGATCACCGATCCCTCCTGCAGTCCATCGATGTTTTTAAGCTCGGCAAAGTTATCCAACGTACGGCCGTCGAGCTGCAGCGAAAAGCACGTCCGATGGCAGGTGTCCTCCCGGTCCATCAGCAGCTGATGAATTTCCTGCACCAGCTCCATGCTCGACACCTGTATCGAGAGTGGTTCCACGCCGGGCGACAGCACCTGCACCGTGAAGCCGGTCTCCTGCATTAGCTTCATCACATCATCGTCACCGGCCGTGGATGGGTCCGTGGTTCCTCCACCACCGGCCACGCCAGCACTTTTGTCATCCGCACCACCATCGTTTACGGTCACAGCATCCGACTCTTCCGCACTCAGGTGTCCGTTCAGCCCGTTCTGTACCGCGTGACCGTTACCGATCGTTTCCTTATCGTTTCCACCAGCTGGAGGTGAATTCGATTTGCcattctgttttttgtttttagcaacacctacaaaaagaaaaacaataaatataaattaattattattcttcAAAAATTGGTAGTGAATTAAATGTCAATAAAACGTGATCTCAACAAGGACATACCGACGATCGATAGTCGGTCTACAATAGTTAAATAGATATCTATTCCACAGAAAGAACACCAGCAAAAAAGGCTTGCTAGTTCTAGTATTAAGTACAACAACCCTCACTGACAACTTCAGTACTGCAAGATCAGGAGCGCAAGAGCGTTACGTAAAACAGCGATCTTCCTAACTCCCCATACGATCACGTTCGCTTCTCGCAACCAAACGCCACCAATGCACCGGTGGAAATAGCGCATGAAGGAAAATAGATTCACTTTCTTCTCTTGTAAATGTGAATACAAAAATAGGACCCGCATAAGGTACGGTGTTGTTCAAACAGCGGGGACAACGGGGTCCGCTGCTGACCTTTCATACGGTTTCCCGTCCAAAAAACGCTACATTTCGTGAGACAACACGTTTTGATCAACAACCATTTCAAACATTATTTCGTGcgatctttttttatttttttggggcACAAAATGTGACGACCATAGACcttgaactttgtacagaGGATCGGAACTGAGGAGTCTTTTTTTTGGCTGTATATCTTTCGATTAGAAGCTTCTCATTAATTAACCCGAGTAGCTAATGAGAGTGCTATAGAAAATCAGTCGATGTAAAAACTGGTTAAAACAACCTGAACATTAAGTGATAAATACGTTAATAAGTAATAGTTCTATAtggaataaaatcatattaacTTTTGTGATGGCAATTTTTTTAAGTTGTACGCCATTAAACTCCTTTCCCTCGATGCTGTTTGATCGTTCAATTAGATATTGAATGGGTTGGAGCCGGACAAAATCAACAGTATCAACCAACAATGCATTTCACCGTGAAAGCACTATAACTGTTCGCTTTCACATGCATACAACACACAAAGGTGCTAAATGGGGGGGAGACCGGAACCATCATGCTCTTCGTTGGCCAAGCTTGGCAGCGTCCTCTTCGGCTTGTACCAACACCATCGGGGGAATACCTTTTGGCCACGTGATGACCGATGATGGTtcgaattttaaattaaaaccccTCACAGACGGCGCGCGATGGCGAAGGCTGGTTGACAACGTCGGGGACTGTTTATTTTTGAACCAATCCATCCAATCCTCCCTTGTCTATTCCGGGACGGATTTGGTTAGTTGCAGCTTTTTCACTCTTCCGTCCATATACCATGTGCAGTCAGtgagcaacaaacaacacttcAACTACAGTGCCACACGATGTGGTGGTATGGCACCTCATGGCGCACCGTACAGCCTAAAATAGACTAGAGCATTAGGGTGATGGAGATTCTCGTTACAGTCATAAGATATTAAACTCAGATGAGCTAGAACTAGAGACTAAAGAGGTAATATTAATGGAGTGTAGTAGTAGTACATCACTCCTGGGAGGATTTGTGAATGAATTTATAAATTGATTTCATACTACATTGTGTACTTTCGTGATTGATAAACTCCACAAGGTggactatttttttaaaatgccGGCAACAGCAGATGTAAATGCCTaactaatattaaaattatagcCCAAAGAGTAATCTCATCGCGATATGAATGTGGTGTACGTTCTATTCGTTTTTCAAAATACAAACTTTTGCAAATCATCAATAGTTGTTTGCCAAATTTATTATAATCTTACAAGAACAACTACTTTTAATACTAGAACAATTATGATAGTCTCATTGCAAACAATTTCAGAAATTTGGACTATAATTATTAGacaaaatattggaaaattatCAATACAAAAGCTTGAGCGTTTTCACATTGAGCCCGACTTGAATTGAGAATTAAACCCTCACCATGCCGTGTAATGTTTGAGGTAACAGGCAGTTTCGAATCAATGATATTCCTAGTCATTAGTTATATTTCCATTCTTCTTTTTGCTTCAACAAGttaatgaataaattgaaattaatccCATACAGCAGCCAGAACTGTGTCTTAAGCATTATTTCCATTATCGTGAGCTTTCTGCTGTTTACATGACTGgctgccgccgccgccaccagACAAACAGAACGCGATGAACACGGTGCAGATCGGCTCCCGTGTTTGACGGCGCAATCCTGCTCTGTGGCGGAAATGTGCAAATGAGACAATCCCGTCAAAGTGCATTCGTCCGGCACACCCGCTGGTGTGTCGCCGTGTCTTGTCGTGCCGTCACAATGCAAACGAATTGGTTTCTGCTGCCGCAAACCGATTGCACCCAATCGACGGCTTAATACGCGGATGTGTTACCAACCAAGTTCAAATACAATCCGAACAATCCCGCCCTTTTACTGAAGATGCATGATTTCTTGCTTTTTTAGCgcttttgaatttttttcttgctttgctTTCTTCTTTCATCCCCATCGGGATTAGCTCGACTTGTCTTCCGCTTTTGCAAGGGCCACGTTCATCATCGATTCGCAATCAATCGTACGAAGAGTAAACTATCAATCCGACTGATATGGGGCGGAGATTTCATCACCGACTTCTTCTCGCTGGTTTTTAAGTAGCACAGGGTGGGCCATGGAGCTTCTTTCTCTTCTGTTGACCACCTTCTGTTCCTATGATCTCTTCTGTCCTCCCGAGCCGTAGTATATTCAGTCCAGTAGTCGGAACGATAGTGCAGAGCGTATATATGTGGTTGTAAGCTGTCCTAGTTAAATCAGTTACCACACAACCGGCCGCCAACTGCAAGAGCGAAGTCATCTTCTCTTTTCCGTTGTCAATTTGTGTTCGTTCCTCCGTAGACACTGCGGAACATCGCTCGTAACTTCGGCTTACGCATTGTGCCCTCTAGGAGGGATCACAGCCGAGCAAAGATAAGAACCGTGCGGTGTGCGCTCGCACAGCAAACACTTCATCGAAACCCACAGCTACGCATCCATCTTCCTAGGGGACAACGAGCACCAATCCCTGCAGTACTTTCCCTCCAGGAATGGTAGCGATTccccacgaaaaaaaaaaacccggagaATAGGTTAACAGATAAAAATGTTCCCTCTTCCCGACTGCACACACTTCAAACATGTCAATTTGGAAGGCAGGTCGACTACTGATGCGGTCGGTAGTGCCACATGTGCTTATCGTGCGGACCAAAGCGATGCTCATCTGCATGCCTTTTTACGAAAATAGGTGTTTGGCTGCTCTGGGCCACCAGAAacggcacacacgcacacacatcttTATCTTTCTGCTCTCGGAGTACGACTGTGGGCTGGATGGATGTTTCTTATCGGGCCGCTCGAATAAAGGTCGGATAATGTAATGCTTAGCCAAGTATTTGAATAGGAACATAATGTTCctggaatttcatattttatgaagagttgttttatttcgtacGCAAATACAAATATTTTGGGTTCAAATAACAACCGGACCAAGCGCTCTGCATGAAATCTATTTAAGCGACTTAGGAAAATTAGGTTGGTAGGTTTGTAGTAGGCATTGAGACTACCAACGGTTCTTGGgcaaaataagaaacaaaatatcAGCAATTGCTGGTGAAACATTCGGCAAGTTCATTTCCAGCTTCCTAGCTAACGACTGCAATAGAATTATTCTGCAGAATATTATCGAAAAACTAATCCGACCGACCGGCGAAATGTATCGGATTATGGGCAAATGTATCGTTACATTTCGTCCATTACATCTCCGGCACCGAAAAAGTGCGATACAGCAGtgtttttaaagaattttacACCACTTTTTACGCAGTATCACGAAAATGGACAAGGTTGAGGGTATTGCTATACATTCAATTCCCTAACTATGCTAGCAATCATCGTAAACAGATCATAAACGCAACATTCCAGTAGCGAACAATTGCCCCACCAAACTTATGTCCGCCCAATGCTCAACGTGCATCCGTCAAACGAACTTGTAATTACGTAACTGATTATATGACTACGGGCGATGCGGGCCGGacagtttttttcttcgcaccAGACCACGCGGTCTCTACCATCTAATCCGATACCGGCATCGAGGAGTACACAACTGATCATCACTTACATCCCTGTAAGGATTCTACTCTTCCGAATAAGAATTGCATCATCCTTGCGAAACGATTGCAAAACGCAACGGCATGTTCCGCCGTCCTGAAAAGCTaacctttcttttttccaccaGCATCGCCACCACCAACAATCCCGTCCGATCCGGGCGTGGACACCGGCTCGGTAGCAGCTTCCGGCGATTGTACACTTTCCGTTTCCAGGGCCATGTCTCACCACAGCTCCTTGCTGGATCGAATGGTGTTGCACGTTTCGGTTGAAAGTCACTCTTCTTCCCTTAGCACTTGCGATTCCTCTGGTTCACACGATACGACGGCAGCAACCTTTTCTCACACAACGATTTTACACACAAACGCGAGTACAAGGTCCCCGTGGGTGGATAAGGCGACAGAAAGGGAAATTTTCCggaagtttttcaattttcactgAAAAGAACAAATCCGGCTTTTCTTCATCCAAATTTTCCGTCCGTTCTCTGAAGTCGCAAGGCACACACACCACGATGTACGCGCACCAGACTAGCGAGCTGTCAGACTAGCTGTCAAAACAATCTGTCTAGAGGCAGGTTGGCTCATTGTAGTTTTGCACAACAAATGAAACATATCCATGACATTTGTAGGAAGCCGAAAATCGATGCCCAATCACAACAAATAAAGAAATCTACCAAACAACACTACGCCTAATTAGTGTCAATAGAATGAGACATTAATTAGGATTAAGTTGCCACTTTTTCTCACAATCATATGAATGAAGGGATAAAAAAGTGACAAGAAATTGATCGAAAGTTTCTCTGCGGAAGGTCAAGTGCGGAGCGAAGATTCTACTAACGTTCCGGAGAAGGATAGCGAAATTGCCAAGGAACAACATGAAACAGACACCAAACTACCAAATCTGGTTGTCAAGGTCGTTGATTTGCAAGCGCGAAAAATCGAAT
The Anopheles moucheti chromosome 2, idAnoMoucSN_F20_07, whole genome shotgun sequence genome window above contains:
- the LOC128301360 gene encoding clustered mitochondria protein homolog, producing the protein MALETESVQSPEAATEPVSTPGSDGIVGGGDAGGKKKGVAKNKKQNGKSNSPPAGGNDKETIGNGHAVQNGLNGHLSAEESDAVTVNDGGADDKSAGVAGGGGTTDPSTAGDDDVMKLMQETGFTVQVLSPGVEPLSIQVSSMELVQEIHQLLMDREDTCHRTCFSLQLDGRTLDNFAELKNIDGLQEGSVIRVVEEPYTMREARIHVRHVRDLLKSLDPADAYNGVDCSSLTFLHTITMGDIMEKKKTRQESVDCTPPDFIMPGAKERPLLPLQPGSGKKGNPQPLKVLTTSAWNPPPGPRKLHGDLMYLYVVTMEDKRLHISACSRGFYVNQSTDDTFNPQPANPSYLSHSLIDLLSQISATFRRCFTQMQKKRTQRHPFERVATPYQVYTWTAPALEHTIDAIRAEDTFSSKLGYEEHIPGQTRDWNEELQTTRELPRATLPERLLRERAIFKVHSDFVTAATRGAMAVIDGNVMPINPGEDAKTQMFIWNNIFFSLGFDVRDHYKELGGDAAAFVAPRNDLHGVRVYSAVDVEGLYTLGTVVIDYRGYRVTAQSIIPGILEREQDQSVVYGSIDFGKTVLSHPKYLELLNAAGKHLRIQPHSVYNDKQEAIELCSSVECKGIIGNDGRHYILDLLRTFPPDVNFLVLPAEEEAVGRDSQAMGFPIEHRHKLCCLRQELLEAFVENRYLLFMKHAAVQLQQCVKKKQEQKATVAATKASGDETKPAAIEEGAMAESDKADAKDGKDVKEVAVKDASRPVPKADSDDAKKLVESLISSDQMNESKEVVKRVCEAVGSLKEYEFDIRFNPDVYSPGIRHVDGEPNAASSLRRQKQLVKDAAEFLVKHQIPSFVHECLDHSSAPMDGVTLTEMLHNRGINVRYLGKVVDQLAKIKQLEYLHTIAVSELIVRAAKHIFTTYLQQTDVMSMAAAISHFLNCFLTVSTVGYQPVANGNGGDGDGQLADEFGPKSSAGGKKQSKQSKRGGKGTGGGSGGGGGRKTTFSVPSSDNNEWQSLTSKSLWAQIRQELKAYWDFELTVEPSKEGKAATAVDSIEPLIGAFKLQKISLLRAFCLKTGVQIMLQEYAFEQRNRPAFSDADIVNVFPVVKHINPRASDAYNFYTTGQTKIQQGYLQDGYGLISEALNLLNNVYGAMHPENAQCLRMLARLSYIMGDPQEALAIQQRAVLMSERVNGVDHPYTISEYAHLALYCFANSQISTALKLLYRARYLATIVCGENHPDIALMDSNISLILHAVGEYELSLRFLEHALALNIRYYGEKSLKVAVSYHLVARTQSCMGDFRSALVNEKETYAIYKQQLGESHEKTQESSECLRHLTQQAVVLQKKMNYANGKLLSTGLPPIHIQPPSMGSVLDMLNAINGIIFVQISSKEIANFKNEIEKRQKEAGQSQPQQTAPVQANQEEVDRMLMETMQKTAAGIPFEEQDGERKESAVAQEESAKPVEVASS